A stretch of DNA from Cyanobium sp. AMD-g:
CCCACGGGCGCCGTGCAGGTCAGCGAAATCATCACCGCCCGCTTCGATGGCTCCTGGAACGGTCTGGTGCGCCAGATCCCCCTGCTGGCCCGGCGGCCCGGCGGGCTCGAACCCCTTGGCCTGCAGGTGCTCGCGGTCACCGACCCCGAGGGCCGGCCCTACCGCTACGAGAGCAGCCACCCCGGCTCCGACCTGAAACTGAAAATCTGGATTCCGGGCGCCGAGAACGCCAGCCGCACGGCCGTGATCAGCTACCGGCTGAAGCGGGGCCTGCGCTTCTATCCGGACCACGACGAGTTCAACTGGAACGTCACCGGCAACGCCTGGGAGGTGCCGATCGCGCAGGCCTCGGCCCGGGTGCAGCTGCCATTGGGCGTGTCCGGACTCCACGCTTCGGTCTACACCGGGCCCCGCGGCGCCCGGGACCGGAACGCCACCCTGACGATCGGCGCCGACACGGTGGCCAGCACCACCACCCGGCGGCTGGAGCCCGGCGAGGGCTTCACCCTGGCGGTGGGCTTCGCCAAGGGGCTGGTGCCGCCGCCCACGGCCCTGGCGCAATGGATCCACTGGTGGCAGGGGCGTCTGGCCCTGCTGCTGCCCCTGCTGAGCGCCGCGGTGCTGGGCCCGCTCTGGTGGCGCATCGGTCGGGATCCGGCGGTGGGTGCAGTGCCGGTGGCCTACGAACCCCCCGAAGGGCTGCCGCCGGCGGTGCTGGGCAGCCTGGTGGCGGAGCAGGTGAGCGGATCCGCCCTTTCGGCCACCCTGGTGGCGCTGGCGGTGAAGGGCCAGCTGCGCATCGAACAGGACCAGCGCAAGCTGCTGTTCCTGAACCTGGGCAAGCGCTACGTGTTCACCCTGCTGGGCGAGCCGGCCCAGTGGTCGGCGCTGCGGCCCCATGAGGCCTACCTGCTCGAGACGCTCTTCCCCTCAGCGGAGCCGGGGGCGATGGTCAGCACCGATCAGCTCCGCGACCATTACTACGTGCATGTACCCGGCTTCGAGCGGCTTGTGATGCAGGCGGTGGTGGCGGAGAAGTTCTTCCGGCGCTGGCCCGGCACCGTGCGGGCCCTCACCTTCTTCGTCGGCCTGGGATTGGCCGCCGCTGTGTTCGTGCTCGCCTCGGCCCTGCTGCCCCACGACATCGTCATGCTGCAGGGGGCGGCGCACCCCTGGCTGATCCTCGTGTCCCTGGCGCTGACGG
This window harbors:
- a CDS encoding DUF2207 domain-containing protein; its protein translation is MAEGPPSARLRRRWRWAAGGLIGLALSLLLLAPWGAGAALVAAERQLTLTDFQMQAVVEPTGAVQVSEIITARFDGSWNGLVRQIPLLARRPGGLEPLGLQVLAVTDPEGRPYRYESSHPGSDLKLKIWIPGAENASRTAVISYRLKRGLRFYPDHDEFNWNVTGNAWEVPIAQASARVQLPLGVSGLHASVYTGPRGARDRNATLTIGADTVASTTTRRLEPGEGFTLAVGFAKGLVPPPTALAQWIHWWQGRLALLLPLLSAAVLGPLWWRIGRDPAVGAVPVAYEPPEGLPPAVLGSLVAEQVSGSALSATLVALAVKGQLRIEQDQRKLLFLNLGKRYVFTLLGEPAQWSALRPHEAYLLETLFPSAEPGAMVSTDQLRDHYYVHVPGFERLVMQAVVAEKFFRRWPGTVRALTFFVGLGLAAAVFVLASALLPHDIVMLQGAAHPWLILVSLALTVVLVGLFAWIMPSRTTRGTVVLRQTLGFQEFLRRVEAPRLERVPLTPELFERFLPYAMVAGLTRQWAAAFQGILEAPPSWYVGSGDFDLTDFGTSLEDCFSTTSGAMQSSPSSSSSSSGSSGGGSSGGGDGGGGGGGF